One Solanum pennellii chromosome 9, SPENNV200 DNA segment encodes these proteins:
- the LOC107030192 gene encoding uncharacterized protein LOC107030192 — MDEEDAEKTTFITPWGVYHYRVMPFGLKNAGATYLRAMTTIFHDMIHKEIEVYVDDVIIKSREISNHLTHLEKFFDKLRSNRGKALADHLAENPVDEGYEPLKTYFPDEEVLFVGKDISESYPGWRMFFDGAVNSRGSGIGAVLISESGQHYPATTKLIFRCTNNMAEYKACILGIKMDLDMNVQELLIIGDSKLLIHQVQGEWAMKNPKILPYVQFVWRLCKRFWKTEFRHTPRIQNEFVDSLATISSMIQHPEKSYIDPIEIGLKEQPAHCLHMKAESDGNSWYMIVKRYLQAGEYPKKATSSQNKTIRRMANNFFLNGEILYRRTPDLGLLRCVDAVEATKLLEEVHAGVCGTHMNGFTLSKKILREG, encoded by the exons ATGGATGAAGAAGATGCAGAGAAAACAACATTCATTACACCTTGGGGAGTCTACCATTATCGAGTTATGCCGTTTGGCCTCAAGAATGCTGGAGCCACTTACCTGAGAGCTATGACCACCATTTTCCATGATATGATCCACAAAGAAATTGAGGTGTATGTGGACGATGTCATCATAAAATCCCGTGAGATTTCGAATCATCTGACGCACTTGGAAAAGTTCTTTGACAAGTTACGTAG CAATCGAGGGAAAGCCTTGGCCGATCACCTTGCTGAAAACCCAGTAGATGAAGGATATGAACCACTTAAAACGTATTTCCCTGATGAAGAAGTATTGTTTGTAGGAAAAGACATATCAGAATCATATCCAGGGTGGAGAATGTTCTTTGATGGAGCAGTTAACTCTAGAGGATCAGGAATTGGAGCAGTATTGATATCTGAATCAGGGCAACATTATCCAGCAACAACGAAGCTTATATTTCGATGCACGAATAACATGGCTGAGTACAAAGCTTGTATTCTTGGCATCAAGATGGATCTTGACATGAATGTTCAAGAATTACTTATAATTGGTGATTCAAAATTGTTGATTCATCAAGTCCAAGGAGAGTGGGCCATGAAGAATCCTAAAATCTTACCTTACGTACAATTTGTATGGAGGTTATGCAAAAGATTTTGGAAGACCGAGTTTAGACACACCCCGAGAATACAGAACGAGTTTGTTGATTCCCTCGCAACCATATCATCCATGATACAACACCCAGAAAAGAGTTACATTGACCCAATTGAGATAGGTTTAAAAGAACAACCAGCACATTGTTTACATATGAAAGCGGAATCGGATGGAAATTCGTGGTATATGATTGTCAAAAGGTACTTACAAGCTGGTGAATACCCCAAAAAAGCAACAAGTAGCCAAAACAAAACAATTCGAAGAATGGCAAACAACTTCTTTTTGAATGGGGAGATtctttataggaggactccCGATCTAGGATTACTGCGATGTGTAGATGCTGTAGAAGCCACAAAATTGCTTGAAGAAGTGCATGCTGGAGTGTGTGGGACGCACATGAATGGGTTTACATTATCAAAGAAAATCTTAAGGGAGGGATAA